Genomic DNA from Haloarcula rubripromontorii:
CTTCCGGCGGGTGAGTTCCTCGGCCTTCTGTGCGGCCTTCCGTGCCTTCGCGGCCTCGACGGCCTTTCCGACGATAGCCTCGGCGGTGTCGGGATTCTCCTCGAAGAAGGTCGCCAATCCGTCGTGCATCGCCGATTCCACGATACCTCGGACCTCGCTATTGCCGAGTTTCGTCTTGGTCTGGCCCTCGAACTGCGGGTCGGGATGTTTGACAGAAATAACGGCCGTCAGCCCTTCACGGATATCGTCGCCTTTGAGTGTATCGTCCAGATCTTTCAGCAGATTATTGTCGGTCGCATAGTCGTTGACAACCCGTGTAAGCGATGTTTTGAATCCTGTGAGGTGTGTCCCGCCCTCACGCGTGTTGATGTTATTGGCGAAGGCGTGAATCGAGCCCTGCAGGTCGTCGGTCCCCTGCATGGCAATCTCGACCTGGACCGGCCCTTCCGCGATCTCCTCTTCGTCTTCGAAGTAGATGATGTCCCGGTGGAGCGGGTCCTTGGTCTCGTTCAGGTACTCGACGAACTCCCGGATGCCGCCGTCGTAAGCAAACGTCTCCGTTTCGCCGTCGCGTTCATCGTGGATAGAGATGGCGACGCCGGAGTTGAGGAAGGCGAGTTCACGCAGTCGGGACGACAGCGTCGAGAACTTGAACTCGCCGGTTTCGAAGATCTCGTCGTCGGGCCAGAACCGGACCGTCGTCCCCGTCTCTTCGCCGGGTTCGAGGTCGCGGACCTTCTTCAGGTCGTACTCCGGCTTGCCGTGGTCGAAGCGCTGCTTCCAGAGCGCGCCGTCGCGCCTGACTTCGACTTCGAGCCACTTCGAGAGGGCGTTGACGACGCTCACACCGACCCCGTGGAGACCCCCGGAGACCTGGTAGGACTTGTTGTCGAATTTCCCACCAGCGTGGAGAATCGTCATCACGACCTCGACGGCCGGACGGCCGTGTTCTTCGTGGGTATCGACGGGGATGCCTCGCCCGTCGTCGCTGACAGAGACCGAGCCGTCGTCGTGAATCGTTACGTCGATGTTGTCACAGTAGCCGGCGAGCGCCTCGTCGATCGCGTTGTCGACCACCTCGTAGACGAGATGATGGAGGCCACGAGCGTCCGTCGACCCGATATACATCGCGGGTCGCTTCTGGACGGCTTCCAGCCCTTCGAGGGTCTGGATCGACTTTGCGCCGTACTCATCAGACTCTCCTGACATAGGAACTTACCCGTTCTAATAGAGGGGCACGTATAAAGCTCCCGCACGCGCGCGGGGCCGCAGTTTCGGGGACAGCGTTCACTTTCACTCCGGTGGCGATTACCTTTTAACCCCGACGCGGGTACGTACCGCACGACAATGACCTCGTATCAGTCGCGACTCGGCGAGGGCGAGGGGATCGCCGAGGAGTTGGCCGAATCCCAGCGGGCCATCTCCATCGCCGAGTTCTTCGAGAAGAACAAACACATGCTGGGCTTCGACTCGGAGGCCCGGGCGCTCGTCACGGCCGTCAAGGAGGCCGTCGACAACGCGCTCGACGCCTGCGAGGAGGCCGGTATTCTCCCCGATATCTACGTCGAGATTCAGGAGGCCGGCGACTACTACCGGCTGGTCGTCGAGGACAACGGCCCCGGCATCACGAAAGAGCAGGCTCCGAAGATATTC
This window encodes:
- the gyrB gene encoding DNA topoisomerase (ATP-hydrolyzing) subunit B, encoding MSGESDEYGAKSIQTLEGLEAVQKRPAMYIGSTDARGLHHLVYEVVDNAIDEALAGYCDNIDVTIHDDGSVSVSDDGRGIPVDTHEEHGRPAVEVVMTILHAGGKFDNKSYQVSGGLHGVGVSVVNALSKWLEVEVRRDGALWKQRFDHGKPEYDLKKVRDLEPGEETGTTVRFWPDDEIFETGEFKFSTLSSRLRELAFLNSGVAISIHDERDGETETFAYDGGIREFVEYLNETKDPLHRDIIYFEDEEEIAEGPVQVEIAMQGTDDLQGSIHAFANNINTREGGTHLTGFKTSLTRVVNDYATDNNLLKDLDDTLKGDDIREGLTAVISVKHPDPQFEGQTKTKLGNSEVRGIVESAMHDGLATFFEENPDTAEAIVGKAVEAAKARKAAQKAEELTRRKSALDSTALPGKLADCQTRDPEEAELFIAEGDSAGGSAKQGRNPDFQAILPIKGKILNVEKHRLDRILENNEIRNLITALGTGIGDEFDIDDLRYEKIILMTDADVDGAHIRTLLLTLFYRHMKPLLEAGYVYASQPPLYRIRYRGNTYDAMTDAERDQIIEEKCDGNPTQVQRFKGLGEMNPDQLWETTMNPDNRILKQITIEDAAAADKMFNILMGDAVEPRKEFIKEHSPEAEWVDI